The following are from one region of the Nicotiana tabacum cultivar K326 chromosome 3, ASM71507v2, whole genome shotgun sequence genome:
- the LOC107829944 gene encoding uncharacterized protein LOC107829944, translating to MSINKAASFLLPLVFFLALSQEFVNGRPLILSLTRPKPDDAALFARWLVSQSSWGVLNTIASDMGGAPFGNVVSFSDGLPDKGRGIPYFYLTTLDPTARNALKDQRSSLTISEYAIGTCGKTDPENPSCAKITLIGKLKLLNGDPKETTFAQTALFTKHPEMKGWPKGHNFQIFKLEIEEIFMINWFGGPKPLTVDQYLQAKMDSRTAIE from the exons ATGAGTATCAACAAGGCAGCTTCATTTTTACTTCCTTTGGTGTTTTTCTTGGCTTTATCCCAAGAATTTGTTAATGGGCGCCCTCTTATACTTTCACTGACCAGACCCAAGCCAGATGATGCTGCCCTCTTTGCTCGATGGCTTGTTTCTCAGAGTTCTTGGGGTGTTCTTAA TACTATAGCAAGTGATATGGGAGGAGCACCGTTCGG GAATGTTGTCTCATTTAGTGATGGGTTACCGGACAAAGGTCGTGGCATACCGTACTTCTACTTAACAACTCTTGATCCCACTGCTAGAAATGCATTAAAAGACCAGAGATCATCACTTACAATCAGTGAGTACGCCATTGGAACTTGTGGCAAGACAGATCCTGAGAACCCATCTTGCGCCAAAATTACCCTCATAGGGAAG TTGAAATTGCTTAATGGAGATCCAAAGGAAACTACctttgctcaaactgctttattcACAAAACACCCTGAGATGAAAG GTTGGCCCAAGGGTCACAATTTCCAGATCTTCAAATTAGAGATTGAAGAGATATTTATGATCAACTGGTTTGGCGGTCCCAAACCTCTTACTGTCGATCAGTACTTGCAAGCTAAAAT GGATAGCCGCACGGCCATTGAATGA
- the LOC142178951 gene encoding uncharacterized protein LOC142178951 — MRVNGKPIRVMIDTGATHNYLASTQVERLSLVVGKDRGRVKAIKSPHQQVDGIAKEVPVKLGPYEGKFNMRMVIIDDLELIVGLEFLRQTNTMPVPYADMLLMMGTNQAKSCIIPCMPMNMAAENISVLQLKKGVKRHEPTFLVTLCIEDIKHSWGLIPAAVKELLLESEDVMPQDMPKRLPPRRIVDHEIHLVLSVKPPARAPYRLSQPKLTELRRQFTKILDIRINVPSKSIYGSSMLFQKKHDGSPRLYVDYRALKKSP; from the coding sequence ATGAGGGTAAATGGCAAGCCTATCCGGGTGATGATTGACACGGGTGCTACCCATAattacttagcctcgactcaagTGGAGCGCCTTAGTCTAGTTGTAGGAAAGGACAgaggtcgtgtcaaggctatcaaatCACCTCATCAACAAGTagatggaatagccaaagaagtaccagtgaagcttggTCCTTATGAAGGAAAATTTAACATGCGcatggtgatcatagatgacttagAGTTAATAGTTGGGTTGGAATTCCtaaggcaaaccaacaccatgccCGTACCATATGCagacatgctactgatgatgggaaCAAACCAAGCCAAGTCCTGCATTATCCCCTGCATGCCCATGAATATGGCCGCTGAGAACATCTCGgtcttgcagttgaagaagggggtcaaaagaCATGAACCTACATTCCTGGTTACGCTCTGTATTGAAGATATAAAACACTCCTGGGGTCTCATTCCTGCAGCCGTGAAGGAGCTGCTACTGGAGTCTGAAGACGTCATGCCACAGGATATGCCAAAGCGACTCCCGCCTAGGCGCATTGTGGACCATGAGATTCATTTGGTGCTGAGTGTGAAGCCACCCGCCCGGGCGCCTTACagattgtcacaacccaaactcaccgagcttcggagacaatttACGAAAATTCTAGACATAAGGATCAACGTGCCCTCCAAGTCCATATACGGGTCCTCtatgctattccaaaagaaacatgatggaaGCCCACGACTCTATGTCGATTATCGGGCTCTAAAAAAATCAccgtga